In the Lujinxingia vulgaris genome, one interval contains:
- a CDS encoding HU family DNA-binding protein: MTKSDLINAVNAAAAEKGIELTKKDTGELIDILFDTVSTTIKEDERFSYPNFGTFSVKHRKAREGRNPRTGKTIKIPASYSVGFKPAPSLKDLVNEK; encoded by the coding sequence ATGACGAAGTCCGATCTGATCAACGCCGTTAACGCTGCTGCCGCCGAGAAAGGCATTGAACTCACCAAGAAAGACACCGGTGAGCTCATCGACATCCTCTTTGACACGGTCTCCACGACCATCAAAGAAGATGAGCGCTTCTCCTACCCCAACTTCGGCACCTTCAGCGTCAAGCACCGCAAAGCGCGCGAAGGCCGCAACCCGCGCACCGGCAAGACCATCAAGATTCCGGCGTCCTACTCGGTGGGCTTCAAGCCGGCGCCCAGCCTCAAAGACCTGGTCAACGAGAAGTAA
- a CDS encoding 3-keto-5-aminohexanoate cleavage protein: MTEPTPLIITAAVVGAEVMREHTPHVPYTPVEIAEEAARCRDAGAAMVHVHGRLDDGTPTQDRATFEKILNETRQRTDALVQFSTGGAVWMSVDERIEGLDLKPDMATLTTGTVNFGDDVFMNSLPMIRQIAARQRELGIVPEIEVFDTGMVDTALNLLKEGVVTAPLHFDFVLGVPGAMGARPENLRFLVEMLPEDATWSVAGIGRHQLPLAELAIAMGGHVRVGLEDNIYLSRGVLAKGSYELVERVAELAAAANRPLATPAQARQILQLDRFQSI; encoded by the coding sequence ATGACTGAGCCCACACCCCTGATCATCACCGCCGCCGTCGTGGGCGCCGAGGTGATGCGCGAGCACACCCCGCATGTGCCTTATACCCCGGTGGAGATCGCCGAGGAGGCCGCCCGCTGCCGCGACGCCGGCGCGGCGATGGTGCACGTGCACGGCCGCCTCGACGACGGCACCCCCACCCAGGATCGCGCCACCTTTGAGAAGATCCTCAACGAGACGCGCCAGCGCACCGACGCCCTGGTGCAGTTCTCCACCGGCGGCGCGGTCTGGATGAGCGTCGACGAACGCATCGAAGGCCTCGATCTCAAGCCCGACATGGCCACGCTCACCACCGGCACGGTCAACTTCGGCGACGACGTCTTCATGAACTCGCTCCCGATGATCCGCCAGATCGCCGCACGCCAGCGCGAGCTGGGCATCGTCCCCGAGATCGAGGTCTTTGATACCGGCATGGTCGACACCGCCCTCAACCTCCTCAAAGAAGGCGTCGTTACCGCCCCCCTGCATTTTGACTTCGTGCTCGGCGTGCCCGGCGCGATGGGCGCGCGCCCGGAAAACCTGCGCTTTCTCGTCGAGATGCTCCCCGAAGACGCAACCTGGTCGGTCGCCGGCATCGGCCGCCATCAGCTCCCCCTGGCCGAGCTGGCCATCGCCATGGGCGGCCACGTACGCGTGGGCCTCGAAGACAACATCTACCTCTCCCGCGGCGTACTGGCGAAAGGCTCCTATGAGCTCGTCGAGCGCGTCGCCGAGCTCGCCGCAGCCGCAAATCGCCCTCTGGCCACCCCGGCTCAGGCCCGCCAGATCCTTCAACTCGATCGTTTTCAGAGCATCTGA
- a CDS encoding choice-of-anchor D domain-containing protein gives MKRPSPSYLRDGKNLLLLALALLFVVGSSACGDDSISSGKPAAFSLNPNPISFQQIALGEEIAETIIIGNSGEGALRITSIEILQNGSASIDAFYPGNNWPEGTLEVPPNSEYDFQLIYRPEQPIAYGGILRLVTNDTSVGNQGTVDVNISTQGLNPEIFSPPTISFPRVPAGEEQWKLAQVANIGQAPLLIEDIVMSGNSEFRVSFPGARDGDGVLPPPEQDTNEFPSELAPDESFEMRVWFNPATDDPTTGEITIYSNDPSREEFRINLNGNSGSACIAVTDEDGIDFNIATLDRATNRTITISNCSPGSELNVSEIALNDDGGGTFSLRPESLPALPITLLPRESANFVLTYTPDEITTHEGELRILSDDPAKSVLEIPLMGQGSDSVCPIAVATATIQGSNRYQEELAASPLETIQLNGSDSSDPDGTNVTYEWSVISRPVGSLSQLQPSSANAQPTLWLDIAGTYEVELVVYDELGMAACESDIVRINAVPEDDIHIQLTWTIPNVPQPRRGSAGTDLDLHYLSPTGTWGGNQAVWYNNTRAFGASLDIDDLWGVAPENINHNDPGEGLAYSVGVHYYSDRGNGESKATVRYYISQQLVYEYRDKSLTQAKQFWYVGGILWSNPPTVFVRDEFIQTALR, from the coding sequence ATGAAGCGACCCTCCCCATCCTATCTGCGCGACGGTAAGAATTTGCTGCTGTTGGCGCTGGCCCTGCTCTTCGTCGTGGGCAGCTCCGCCTGCGGTGATGACAGCATCTCGAGCGGCAAACCGGCAGCTTTCTCGCTGAACCCCAACCCCATCTCCTTCCAGCAGATCGCGCTGGGCGAGGAGATCGCCGAGACGATCATCATCGGCAACAGTGGCGAGGGCGCCCTGCGCATCACCAGCATCGAGATTCTGCAGAACGGCAGCGCTTCGATTGACGCCTTCTACCCCGGCAACAACTGGCCGGAGGGTACGCTCGAAGTTCCTCCCAACTCGGAGTACGACTTCCAGCTGATCTACCGCCCCGAGCAGCCGATCGCCTACGGCGGCATCCTGCGCCTGGTCACCAACGACACCTCGGTGGGCAACCAGGGCACCGTGGATGTCAACATCAGCACCCAGGGCCTCAACCCCGAGATTTTCTCGCCGCCCACCATCAGCTTCCCCCGCGTTCCCGCCGGTGAAGAGCAGTGGAAGTTGGCCCAGGTGGCCAACATCGGCCAGGCCCCCCTTCTCATCGAAGACATCGTGATGAGCGGCAACAGCGAGTTCCGCGTCTCCTTCCCCGGCGCGCGCGACGGCGACGGCGTGCTGCCTCCCCCGGAGCAGGACACCAACGAGTTCCCCTCCGAGCTCGCCCCCGACGAATCCTTTGAGATGCGCGTGTGGTTCAACCCGGCCACCGACGATCCCACCACCGGTGAGATCACCATCTACAGCAACGACCCCAGCCGTGAGGAGTTCCGCATCAACCTCAACGGCAACAGCGGCTCGGCCTGCATCGCCGTGACCGATGAGGACGGCATCGACTTCAACATCGCCACCCTCGATCGCGCCACCAACCGCACCATCACCATCAGCAACTGCTCCCCGGGCTCCGAGCTCAACGTCAGCGAGATCGCGCTCAACGACGACGGCGGCGGCACCTTCAGCCTGCGCCCCGAGAGCCTCCCGGCGCTGCCCATCACGCTTCTGCCTCGTGAGTCGGCCAACTTCGTGCTCACCTACACCCCCGACGAGATCACCACCCACGAGGGCGAGCTGCGCATCCTCTCGGATGACCCTGCCAAGTCCGTGCTGGAGATCCCCCTGATGGGTCAGGGCTCCGACTCGGTCTGCCCCATCGCCGTGGCCACCGCCACCATCCAGGGCTCCAACCGCTACCAGGAAGAGCTCGCCGCAAGCCCCCTGGAGACCATCCAGCTCAACGGCTCCGACTCCTCCGACCCCGACGGCACCAACGTCACCTACGAATGGAGCGTGATCTCGCGCCCGGTCGGCTCGCTCTCGCAGCTGCAGCCCTCCTCGGCCAACGCGCAGCCCACCCTCTGGCTCGACATCGCCGGCACCTACGAGGTGGAGCTGGTGGTCTACGACGAGCTCGGCATGGCCGCCTGTGAGTCCGACATCGTGCGCATCAACGCCGTGCCCGAAGACGACATCCACATCCAGCTCACCTGGACGATTCCCAACGTGCCGCAACCGCGCCGCGGTAGCGCTGGCACCGACCTCGACCTGCACTACCTCAGCCCCACCGGCACCTGGGGTGGCAACCAGGCTGTCTGGTACAACAACACCCGCGCGTTCGGCGCTTCGCTCGACATCGATGACCTCTGGGGCGTCGCTCCCGAGAACATCAACCACAACGATCCGGGCGAAGGCCTGGCCTACTCGGTCGGCGTGCACTACTACAGCGATCGTGGCAACGGCGAGTCCAAGGCCACCGTGCGCTATTACATCAGCCAGCAGCTTGTGTACGAGTATCGCGACAAGTCCCTGACCCAGGCCAAGCAGTTCTGGTACGTCGGTGGCATCCTCTGGAGCAACCCGCCCACGGTCTTTGTGCGCGACGAGTTCATTCAAACGGCGCTGCGCTAA
- a CDS encoding choice-of-anchor D domain-containing protein: MIPIPRFPRSSGLTLLLSVVLSLALFACNDDQDDGNITGTDSATISVTPSQLNFEQVAIGDSIAELIVIENTGEATLTVDDFRIQGENASAFSLAEDSPSSLSLAPNELAEIYVEYAPTAIEASSGVLIMSTNDPGNESFEVALNADAPTPQIFTPEIVTFARTPEGSEDWRVTEITNIGYAPLEIDSIELDGHSDFSMTFPQPTGEEPEGQFPDRANDTTVAPEVILPGESVMVRVIFLPTSSEFRTAEITIESNDAESPRTKVLISANSDAPCLEVDEEINFGQASIDNVARRTVTVTNCSAIAELIIGGVEFEDDAGVFEVAESSLPGNLSTGGVANIGPRQSVNFVLTYAPLEEVLNEGVLKITSNDAARQNTYVDVVGQGSLLTCPNARARARVQGTSRWFDASEGIVASPLATIELDGSLSDDPDGTQVTYEWSLRDKPLSAQTQISPSITSESPTLWLPYAGRYVVELTVYDGAGLTSCEPSALFIDVVPGGDIWVELAWEMPTGARTDLDLHYLNVENADSWNTSWDIYFSNRNPTWGDGSETSLDRDDTCCGGPENVNHDEAAPGDYAVGVYYYPGTSAGDNPTDALINVYLGGTLAQTFERRMSNQREFWYVADLSIPDGVITAVDDLGNGFPSL, from the coding sequence ATGATCCCCATTCCTCGCTTCCCGCGCTCCTCCGGCCTGACGCTGCTCTTAAGTGTCGTTCTCTCCCTCGCGCTCTTTGCCTGCAACGATGACCAGGACGACGGCAACATCACCGGCACCGACTCGGCCACCATCAGCGTGACCCCCTCCCAGCTCAACTTTGAGCAGGTGGCCATCGGCGACTCCATCGCCGAGCTCATCGTCATCGAGAACACCGGCGAGGCCACCCTCACCGTCGACGACTTCCGCATCCAGGGCGAGAACGCCTCGGCCTTTAGCCTGGCCGAAGACAGCCCCTCCTCGTTGAGCCTGGCGCCCAACGAGCTCGCCGAGATCTATGTCGAGTACGCCCCCACGGCCATTGAGGCATCCAGCGGCGTGCTCATCATGAGCACCAACGATCCCGGCAACGAATCCTTCGAAGTGGCGCTCAACGCCGACGCTCCCACCCCGCAGATCTTCACCCCCGAGATCGTCACCTTCGCCCGCACCCCCGAAGGAAGCGAAGACTGGCGCGTCACCGAGATCACCAACATCGGCTACGCCCCCCTCGAGATCGACTCCATTGAACTCGACGGCCACTCCGACTTCTCCATGACCTTCCCCCAGCCCACCGGTGAGGAGCCCGAGGGTCAGTTCCCTGACCGCGCCAACGACACCACCGTGGCCCCCGAGGTTATCTTGCCTGGTGAGTCGGTGATGGTTCGCGTGATCTTTTTGCCGACCAGCTCGGAGTTTCGCACCGCCGAGATCACCATCGAGAGCAACGACGCGGAATCCCCCCGCACCAAGGTGCTGATCTCCGCCAACAGCGACGCCCCCTGCCTGGAAGTCGACGAGGAGATCAACTTCGGCCAGGCCTCCATCGACAACGTCGCGCGCCGCACCGTCACCGTCACCAACTGCAGCGCCATCGCCGAGCTGATCATCGGCGGCGTCGAGTTTGAAGATGACGCCGGCGTCTTCGAAGTCGCCGAATCCAGCCTCCCCGGCAACCTCTCCACCGGTGGCGTCGCCAACATCGGCCCCCGCCAGAGCGTCAACTTCGTACTCACCTACGCCCCGCTGGAAGAAGTCCTCAATGAGGGCGTCCTCAAAATCACCAGCAACGACGCCGCTCGCCAGAACACCTACGTCGACGTCGTCGGCCAGGGCTCGCTCCTGACCTGCCCCAACGCCCGCGCTCGCGCCCGCGTCCAGGGCACCAGCCGCTGGTTCGACGCCTCCGAAGGCATCGTCGCAAGCCCGCTTGCCACCATCGAACTCGATGGCAGCCTCTCCGACGATCCCGACGGCACCCAGGTCACCTACGAGTGGTCGCTGCGCGACAAGCCGCTCAGCGCCCAGACCCAGATCTCGCCCTCCATCACCTCCGAATCCCCCACCCTCTGGCTCCCTTACGCGGGCCGCTACGTGGTGGAGCTCACCGTCTACGACGGCGCAGGTCTCACCTCGTGTGAGCCCTCCGCGCTCTTCATTGATGTGGTCCCCGGTGGCGACATCTGGGTGGAGCTTGCCTGGGAGATGCCTACCGGCGCCCGCACCGACCTCGACCTCCACTACCTCAACGTGGAGAACGCCGACAGCTGGAACACCAGCTGGGATATCTATTTCTCCAACCGCAACCCCACCTGGGGCGACGGAAGCGAAACCAGCCTTGACCGCGACGACACCTGCTGCGGCGGCCCCGAAAACGTCAACCACGATGAGGCCGCTCCGGGTGACTACGCGGTGGGCGTCTACTATTACCCGGGCACCTCTGCCGGTGATAACCCCACCGACGCCCTTATTAACGTCTACCTGGGCGGAACCCTCGCTCAGACCTTTGAGCGTCGTATGAGTAATCAGCGCGAGTTCTGGTACGTGGCCGATCTCAGCATCCCCGATGGTGTCATCACCGCCGTCGATGACCTGGGTAATGGGTTCCCCTCGCTCTAA
- a CDS encoding hotdog domain-containing protein, whose protein sequence is MSTPEVMVRMRIGMEQVHYAGDLVDGAMMLKLFGDVATELLIRHDGDEGLFRAYDAVEFLAPVQAGDYIEAVGSITHVGNSSRKMRFEARKVIRLTGNPDNPAEAEVLDEPIVVCRASGTCVVPVDRQRR, encoded by the coding sequence ATGAGCACCCCCGAGGTGATGGTCCGCATGCGCATCGGCATGGAGCAGGTTCACTACGCCGGCGATCTTGTCGACGGCGCGATGATGCTCAAACTTTTTGGCGACGTAGCCACCGAGCTGCTCATCCGCCACGACGGCGACGAGGGCCTCTTCCGCGCCTACGACGCCGTGGAGTTTTTAGCTCCGGTCCAGGCCGGCGACTACATCGAAGCAGTCGGCAGCATCACCCACGTGGGCAACTCCAGCCGCAAGATGCGCTTTGAGGCCCGCAAGGTCATTCGCCTCACCGGCAACCCCGACAACCCCGCCGAGGCTGAAGTGCTCGACGAGCCCATCGTCGTCTGCCGCGCCTCCGGCACCTGCGTGGTCCCCGTCGATCGCCAGCGCCGCTGA
- a CDS encoding choice-of-anchor D domain-containing protein codes for MIQPSLFARRPSGLTLLLSVFLSLALFACGDDEGDGNITGTDSATLTVNPTQLNFEQVAIGDSIAELIVIENTGEATLNVSNFQIQGESASAFSLAEGTPSSLSLAPNELAEIYVEYAPTAIAASSGTLNMRSNDPSRESFNVELRADAPSPQIFTPEIVTFARTPEGSEEWRVTEITNIGYAPLEIDSIELDGHSDFSMTFPQPTGEEEEGQFPDRANDTTVAPEVILPGESVMVRVIFLPTSSDFRTAEITIESNDAESPRTKVLISANSDAPCLEVDEEINFGQASIDNVARRTITVTNCSAIAELVIGGVEFEDDAGVFEVAESSLPGNLPTGGVANIGPRQSANFVLTYAPLEEVLNEGVLKITSNDAARQYTYVDVVGQGSLLTCPNARARARVQGTSRWFDASEGIVASPLATIELDGSISDDPDGTQVTYEWSLRDKPLSAQTQISPSITSETPTLWLPYAGRYVVELTVYDGAGLTSCEPAELFIDVVPGGDIWVELAWDTASGARTDMDLHYLNLENADRWNARPWDVYFANRNPTWNDGSETSLDRDDLCCGGPENVNHNEAVAGDYAVGVYFYSGGGGGTDVTVNIYLGGSLAQTLTRRMNASPEFWYVADIGLPEFSVTVHDELFPDGYPSL; via the coding sequence ATGATCCAGCCATCCCTCTTCGCCCGCCGCCCCTCCGGCCTGACGCTGCTTTTAAGTGTCTTCCTCTCCCTCGCGCTCTTCGCCTGTGGCGACGACGAGGGCGACGGCAACATCACCGGCACCGACTCGGCCACCCTCACCGTCAACCCCACCCAGCTCAACTTCGAGCAGGTGGCCATTGGCGACTCCATCGCCGAGCTCATCGTCATCGAGAACACCGGTGAGGCCACCCTCAATGTCAGCAACTTCCAGATCCAGGGCGAGAGCGCCTCGGCCTTTAGCCTGGCCGAAGGCACCCCCTCCTCGTTGAGCCTGGCGCCCAACGAGCTCGCCGAGATCTATGTCGAGTACGCCCCCACGGCCATCGCGGCCTCCAGCGGCACGCTCAACATGCGCTCCAACGATCCGTCTCGGGAATCCTTCAACGTGGAGCTGCGCGCCGACGCGCCCTCCCCCCAGATCTTCACCCCCGAGATCGTCACCTTCGCCCGCACCCCCGAGGGAAGCGAGGAATGGCGCGTCACCGAGATCACCAACATCGGCTACGCCCCCCTTGAGATCGACTCCATCGAGCTCGACGGCCACTCCGACTTCTCCATGACCTTCCCCCAGCCCACCGGCGAAGAGGAAGAAGGCCAGTTCCCCGACCGCGCCAACGACACCACCGTGGCCCCCGAGGTCATCTTGCCCGGTGAGTCGGTCATGGTCCGCGTGATCTTCCTTCCCACCAGCTCGGACTTCCGCACCGCCGAGATCACCATTGAGAGCAACGACGCGGAATCCCCCCGCACCAAGGTGCTGATCTCCGCCAACAGCGACGCCCCCTGCCTGGAAGTCGACGAAGAAATCAACTTCGGTCAGGCCTCCATCGACAACGTCGCGCGCCGCACCATCACCGTCACCAACTGCAGCGCGATCGCCGAGCTGGTCATCGGCGGCGTCGAGTTTGAAGATGACGCCGGCGTCTTCGAAGTCGCCGAATCCAGCCTCCCCGGCAACCTCCCTACCGGCGGCGTCGCCAACATCGGCCCCCGCCAGAGCGCCAACTTCGTGCTCACCTACGCCCCGCTGGAAGAAGTCCTCAACGAGGGCGTCCTCAAGATCACCAGCAACGACGCCGCTCGCCAGTACACCTACGTCGACGTCGTCGGCCAGGGCTCGCTCCTGACCTGTCCCAACGCCCGCGCTCGCGCCCGCGTCCAGGGCACCAGCCGCTGGTTCGACGCTTCTGAAGGCATCGTCGCAAGCCCGCTTGCCACCATCGAGCTCGACGGCAGCATCTCCGACGATCCCGACGGCACCCAGGTCACCTACGAGTGGTCGTTGCGCGACAAGCCGCTCAGCGCCCAGACCCAGATCTCACCCTCCATCACCTCCGAGACCCCCACCCTCTGGCTCCCTTACGCGGGCCGCTACGTGGTGGAGCTCACCGTCTACGACGGCGCCGGTCTCACCTCGTGTGAGCCCGCCGAGCTCTTCATCGATGTGGTCCCCGGTGGCGACATCTGGGTCGAGCTTGCCTGGGATACCGCCTCGGGCGCTCGCACCGACATGGATCTCCACTACCTCAACCTGGAAAACGCCGATCGTTGGAACGCCCGCCCCTGGGATGTCTACTTCGCCAACCGCAACCCCACCTGGAACGACGGCAGCGAGACCAGCCTGGACCGCGATGACCTCTGCTGTGGTGGCCCCGAGAACGTCAACCACAACGAAGCCGTCGCCGGCGACTACGCCGTCGGCGTCTACTTCTACAGCGGCGGCGGAGGCGGCACCGACGTCACCGTCAACATCTACCTGGGTGGCAGCCTCGCTCAGACGCTGACGCGGCGCATGAACGCCAGCCCCGAGTTCTGGTACGTCGCCGACATCGGTCTTCCCGAGTTCAGCGTCACCGTCCACGACGAGCTCTTCCCCGACGGGTATCCCTCGCTCTAA
- a CDS encoding decaprenyl-phosphate phosphoribosyltransferase, with translation MPEQNPSAALTAQHPIEQVEARPWRGLWKSLRPHQWVKNAFVLAPLFFAKAYTDPVQSAKALAAALLFSLAAGTVYLLNDLMDVERDREHPVKRHRPIASGLLPQAVAWRALVVIGLVAAVGSYLLAPLFAAAVGTYLVMNLAYSVKLKHYAFVDVAIIATGFVLRVLAGAAAVSVVVSEWLVACTFLLALYLGLGKRRHELALYLSGSVERTRRVLDSYRLENVDFGMLVCSGLTSAAYTIYTLTASLPDQPLRAVATPFASVWLPVTIPMVVVGLARFFQIVRRDDARSPTEMMLRDKPFMLNIGVWALVMLVLSVL, from the coding sequence GTGCCAGAGCAGAACCCATCGGCGGCGCTGACCGCCCAACATCCGATAGAGCAGGTTGAGGCGCGCCCCTGGCGCGGGCTGTGGAAGAGTCTGCGCCCGCATCAGTGGGTCAAGAATGCCTTTGTGCTCGCGCCGCTCTTCTTTGCCAAGGCGTACACCGATCCGGTGCAGAGCGCGAAGGCGCTGGCCGCGGCGCTGCTCTTCTCGCTGGCGGCGGGCACGGTGTATTTGCTCAATGACCTGATGGACGTGGAGCGCGACCGGGAGCATCCGGTCAAGCGGCATCGGCCGATCGCCTCGGGGCTTTTGCCGCAGGCGGTGGCCTGGCGCGCGTTGGTGGTGATCGGGCTTGTTGCGGCGGTGGGCTCGTACCTGCTCGCGCCGCTCTTTGCGGCGGCGGTGGGCACCTACCTGGTGATGAACCTGGCCTACTCGGTGAAGTTGAAGCACTACGCCTTCGTCGACGTGGCTATCATCGCTACCGGCTTCGTGCTGCGCGTGCTCGCCGGGGCGGCAGCGGTCTCGGTGGTGGTCTCGGAGTGGCTTGTGGCCTGCACCTTTTTGCTGGCGCTCTACCTGGGACTAGGAAAGCGGCGCCATGAGCTTGCGCTCTACTTGAGCGGCAGCGTGGAGCGCACGCGGCGCGTGCTGGATAGCTACCGGCTGGAGAATGTCGATTTCGGGATGCTGGTCTGCTCCGGGCTGACGAGCGCGGCGTATACGATCTACACGCTCACGGCGTCGTTGCCCGATCAGCCGCTGCGGGCGGTGGCCACGCCCTTTGCGAGCGTGTGGTTGCCGGTGACGATCCCGATGGTGGTGGTGGGGCTGGCGCGCTTCTTTCAGATCGTGCGGCGCGACGATGCGCGAAGCCCCACCGAGATGATGCTGCGCGACAAGCCCTTTATGCTCAACATCGGCGTGTGGGCGTTGGTGATGCTGGTGCTGAGCGTGCTCTGA